Proteins from one Deinococcus actinosclerus genomic window:
- a CDS encoding response regulator, which produces MTTRPVEILLVEDNPADVMLTQEAFEEAHFPHRLSHARDGVDALNFLRRSEGHAGAPRPDVILMDLNMPRMTGLELLDILKEDGELRSIPVIVLTTSRAESDIWRSYNLHANAYIPKPVSIAEFVEVIQTLGNFWFHKVALPHPPRPS; this is translated from the coding sequence ATGACCACCAGACCAGTCGAGATCCTGCTCGTCGAGGACAACCCTGCCGACGTGATGCTCACCCAGGAAGCCTTCGAGGAGGCGCACTTCCCGCACCGTCTCAGCCACGCCCGCGACGGCGTGGACGCCCTGAATTTCCTGCGCCGCAGCGAGGGACACGCGGGCGCCCCGCGCCCCGACGTGATCCTGATGGACCTGAACATGCCCCGCATGACCGGGCTGGAACTGCTGGACATCCTGAAAGAGGACGGGGAGCTGCGCAGCATTCCCGTGATCGTCCTGACCACCAGCCGCGCCGAGAGCGACATCTGGCGCAGCTACAACCTGCATGCGAACGCCTACATCCCCAAACCGGTGTCCATCGCGGAGTTCGTGGAGGTCATCCAGACCCTGGGGAATTTCTGGTTCCACAAGGTGGCGCTGCCCCATCCGCCCCGCCCCTCCTGA